The DNA region tcgcgactcttgctggaatggcaacttcccatagcaacagccaatcaggaatctggattcttgtcattaccatgacaattgccattccagtaagagttgctatcatatcaagtttttatgaaatgggggcCCTGAAGTCTTGTACTGTTAAAAACACAACCACTCCGTAAGGGTGAAAAGATAGATTTAATATCCTTTTCTCGCTATTGACTCATAAGCATCGATTGTTGGTGATGTAAGTTGTCTTGCTTTCACATGCAGAAATTCCCTCCAACTTCACACTGTGCCAACgatttacatacagtatataaatCTCTACCTCATTCTTTGCACACGTACGCAACACCTCAAAGTTCATGACATTGTAAGGTGTAACATTTGCAGTTTTTTAACACATCTGAAGTCCAGTGGAAGACAAGTCTTAATAGCATAATTCCCACAAGTGCTTCATGTGCCAGTGATGTCTCTGAGAAGACATGGTCAACAGACCAACACACAGACTTCTAGTATACATCATCTAAGTCCTCCGCTCCTGGCATGATGGAGAGAATCCAGAATTTCTCCAAGAACTGCATCTCTGTTGTCTTTAGAAATCTGTTAAGTAAAAAAGCAGAATGGTGttactttttttaaatgtatattttcatttttttgttaacAGCAATGGAGGCAAATGGGGGACAAATTTACAATATgtaccaaatacatgtacatgtgctaCACTTCTACTGCTGTAAGGGCAAcaaaatttattcaaaacatatCCCTCCATGTTATGGCATATATATAATGCAACTGTGTGTGTTTAGAATAGACATTGGTTTGATCATGACACAAAATGGATAACAAAATTGAAACAACAGAGAGCatctgtttgtatttgtgtcagaagaaattagcaaaaaataaagaagataatGAACAAGATAAAATCATAACAACAGTGAAGCTAGGCCTTATGGCTCTCCATCAAGATAGAGGTACTGTACATAGACTCACTGTAACAACTTTTACATCAGGCCTGCCACGGATTTCCTCAACAAGGCCAAGGGGGCGCCCTTTGGGTATGGGTATAGTGCCCAGAACAGTCGAGGAGGGCTGGTCCAGAAGCTTCCGAACAGACTGAATGAAACCCTGGCTGAAGAGCTCCATTTTCCCCACCTCATCTATCACAAAGATGGGCTTCTCTGAAGAGTCTTTCTACATGTAGCAGTGGATTAAATGAACAGACCAATGTTGTATTTGTAACCAAATAACAATGCCTTGCATATGGCTCACTTACAGAAAGTCTGATGACATTgttcttaataaaaaaaaaaaaaaagtccttgtATCAAATATTTACTAATTTACATATTTAGATTGATATCATAGTATGCTTATGAAACAGTGTTCATAGAACAAACAGTACACAAAACTTGTTCCACAGAAAGGTAAAAGGTGCACAGCTCTAGTATCATGTGTGTGCACCACAGACATACCTCAGAAGTCAAAAGATACCTGGAGATTGCACTTTTCCTGAAGGCGTGTGCACCTTTTTCATATATTTACAAGAAACTTATTCTGCTTATTGGCCCAAACCACAATGATTGAATGTCTCATCCAAATGAGAGTTGCAAAAATCAGTATCTTACCTTCCTAGACACTACAGGTAACGCAAGCTGTTCAAATGATGGGAGATTAACGGTGTACTGACCGACCTTGGGCCCTTTGTGGTCACTGTGAGGCATAAGTTGAAACAAAAATGGATGACAAATTTATTCACTACATGCACAGGAATTTAACATGCATTGCACTGTGAATGATGTCAATAATTCTGTTAATGTAAAGTCATCTATCCGAACACTCAGTGCTGTAGCAGCTCTCATTAACATTACTAacaatgcatcatttgcaactGACTACGATGTATTTCATGAGGATAGCCGGCATCTGTAATCACTGGTCGTCAATTAAATAAAGTAGTCACAGCTTTCATAACAACTAGAATTCTTGCAACTTGTTGAATGTACTGTCAAGCTGcagccatggcaacagcaaataGTGTATGGGTGCTATCTGAAgcaagggtaaaaaaaaaatgactaaccCTACTTTGGCCAGTGTCCCCCTCTGCCCATCAAGTGTCACAACATCAAAGCCGATTCTCTTGCCTCCCACTCTGACCTCTTCAGTGTAAAATCCCTGGGTGGGAATAGACTTGGCACCTAGCTCTGAGCATGCCTTCCTCACAAGGGTTGTTTTGCCAACGCCTGCAACAAATGTTAACAAAGGCACTCTGTCAGTCATTcacagagacaaaaaaaaaaaaataaataaataaataaataaataaactactGGTACCATAACGgtaacaaataacaaaaacacatcaACCTGAGAACATGaacttgaaagaaaattatGGTTATCAGTGAACAGTCAAGTTTCCTTGTTGCCATAAGCCAATCAAcagcccccatcccccccccccaaaaaaaaaagaaacatatatttagacagttatcttgtttgtgtattttattttttatttgtttttgtttttttatattgaaACTTTGCACCTCTACCCTAGTTCATAGCCAGTGACGAGAAATATTTCCTTTAAGAGGAAACTTAGGAACAATTTTGACATACCAGCTTGTATCAGCATTAATGGGACAGTACAACTACAAGTTACAACAGTACAATCAATATCAtatcaattttatttttgtatataaATACAATATGTGTACAATTATAAATCTGCCACAATTCATCTTTCCAtcacatatatacaatgtaccggtacatacaattgtacttctACATCATACCTGGTGGGCCAGTCAAGAAAATATGTCTGATGTTTGTTGAGCTGGCCATCTGGATCACAATGGTTCAGACTACTCTGCAGACTGTTCTTGTCTATCCGGAGAACATCTAAACTTATaaggtttttctttctttaacccTGATGAGAAAGTTTTCAGAAAGAAAGGAGGTTGTACAACATCATGAAAGACTGAAGGTGGCTGCCCCACTTTGTGATTTTCCACATATGATAGAGTCTAATATTTAAGGGGCAGTATGGCTCAATCCGTGTTGTGTCACCACTCTTAAACATGAATGAGTCTTtagcaatgtttttttttttttttttttttttttttaaatcaaaatggtGTCTCTCCATGGTGCAGGGCACCACATGGCCACATCACACGTTTATGTTCTGACTCGACTCCTGACTCGAGTTGAGAGTATGTGCTTTGCTTGATAATTTTTGCATCTTATATTGTGTATCGCCATTCCATTTATTGCCGTTTACTTCGTCAGTGCACGCAAGTGGTGACATTCGATGCATTCCCAGCTACACCACAGACTATCTACTGAACTGTGGCCCTGGACTTATGGAGCTTCCGGAGCTGGAGGCGAGTCGATACGTGGCTTGCTTACACATATTTACAGACATGGGACTATGAACACATTGTACGGGGAATAGATAAAGAAAACTTgaattacacatacacacaaacacaggcTGTACTCTCGTAAAGTCCCTAGGTTTTAGTGTTAACCTTGCCAAAAACGTTTATGATTTTGTACAGTTAAGATCACCTTTAACTTTAAAACATAGATCACTCATCATTCTTACCTAGCTTGACCAGACGCCATTCGATCACACACGAGCCAGCACCACAGAATGTACCTCGCAAAAAGCGTCCCGGCGCCCGGGCCGCCGGCCGCCAGGACGGTTCGATCGTCTCCCTGCCCTAGGCCCTGGCGGTTAAACTTTAGTGTTCCCGAAGCTACGGGTCGAACATCTGATAATTTgcgtccccctccccccccccccccctttttttttttttctgatggacTATATTCCGAAATCGAGGTGCATCTCGGCTAAGAAAGAGGGAGCTATTAAAATCTACACATATGTCCGGAAACCAATTTAGAGCATCTATGTCAGATTTTGAAAAATACAAGTGCTGAAATAAGACGCATTCTGGATTGGAAAATTCTGTGCCCTAGCTGTGTCATACATCCTAAATCAATTTCTCTCACAAGTGAACATTCATTATGAAATCTCTGTGAATTCCAGCTGTGTTCCGACTAGCTAGGTAGGAGGGGGTTTAAATCTTGCCATGTCAATTAAGTGACAACTACGAAAAGAGCACTATTGCCAAAGGTATATGAACTGGAGTGATATGGAGCGCTTTGAAATAAACTACAATACCGGTACTATCTTACGCCCTCTGCATACCCTGATGTCATACATCATAATAAATGCAGGATTGCTTTTATTGAAAATAGGTGACGAATCTCTGAATTCGAGGTGTACACACTTATTTTTACTAGTTCTGCCACCATTAAAAAAGGGCGGTACATTACAATTGCTATGTGTAGTAGCTATAGCCTCTGAAAGGaagcaaaattgaacattttggaATAAACTTATCAAAGTTTCATGGTTTCTAAATCGTTTAGAAAAGTTTGTGGCCTTCAAGTCAAATGGTCTGACCATGGGTGTTAATTTCTtgtcaggattttttttttttttttttttttttttggggggggggggaacttggaggatacatacagtgtatgttgagAATTGACAAGTGACCATAGTGGGAGGAGGAAGGATCTACCCTCCTCCCACAGTAACAGGTAGAGACTTTTTgaaaatgtagggcctatacatagCAAATTTGTGTTTCTAAGCATGGTAAATAGGCCCATACATGTTTGAAAGGTATATAATATTTATTTGGGATTCTAGTCTAAGGTTTCAAGCAGATACAGATTCAGATTGTGTGCGAAACTGCATTATGAAGTGTTTGTTTCAGTAGCGATACAACATTTGTTAACAATTTGCCATGTACTATCATGTACtatttatggggggggggggggcaaaatgataCCCCCAATCTATGCCACTACTGGGTAACGggatttttcattattattattattttttttttttttataagaacCTTTTGTATTAGGTCCTATATATCCAAGTGGTGAACTGGTCCTGGCTCTGACAGGAGTGATCCATTTCACGGACTGGAAAAAGGGGATATGAAAGATAAAGTAGTTTTCAGACTATACTATACTCATGTATCCAAACAAACAACGTACAATATCATGCAATGAGGAATGCACTGCAGTAATCAGCCATATGTCTGGCTTCAAATCATGGATTAAAGGTGATGAAAGGTGATTAAAAGTGTTTTTCTGAATAACATTCCTCCAACAAGATAAATGATGTCTGGAACAAAAATTGTTAGGAAGTGCAAAGGAGAAATCAAGTGACAACCATGTCTGTAGCAAAGCCATATCAGGTtttattcaaatattatgaacAATGATGTTGGATAAATTCCAGTTTATCAAAATACACCTATCCAACAGGAATGAATATTACAGTAATGAAAAAGATCGACATTAGATTGCACCACAGTTGGCAACAGGGATGTTGAAAAACATCTTGAGATATACTGTATCACCACTGAATATAGATACCGCCATTGTATTACTACAATACATAATACAGGTTCATTACAAACTTGTAATACaaatgcaaatgaaagacactaatgcactttaatttcaatcACAGGAATAAAGAACAGTGCACATACAGTAAGAACACTGTATTCCAGCGTAAGAAGGAAATTACACATACACAAGCTTTTTAAAGCGGGCACTGTTTTAGCAGATATTATTTTCACTGACTAAATCTTAAGCACATTTGAAGCCAGCAGCCATAGCATGCAAAATATTGTAGGCATTTGACACAGACAATATACATATTGGCTTTAGATGACTTTTTCCCCAGACATGTTTTAACATCAGTCTATTCAATATAACAGCTAAACTTCTATACATTCATATATGcttataaatcaaaataaaaagtgtaAACAAGATTCGTGGAATAGTAAGAGAACACCTGCCTCTAAAAAGCACCTGTTATTAAAAGTCGCCAGAGTATTTACTCACAAGAGTTGTTTGtctatacatatacatgttgAGAGTTACAACCATAgacacatgtacatgcatagtacacacacgcacacacacacacacacacaaatattatcaatattaaaaaaaaatggtcatacatttgatttattgtttttctcCATTACATGAAACATAACATGAAAAGCACAACTCGCTCTCTGATTTACAGGAACATTTGTGactgtacatcacaaaaccaacaaaaagtagcAGCCCaagattttatgtgaggactcaaaataggtgaaatgggtgaaCCTAGTCAATTTCTAGTTTGGGTATTTTCTTAAAgaccaatcttttttttttttttctacatctaTCCAAGTTTCAGATCATAAAGACTAATGGGaagttgtgttttttgcagtttCCCTAGAACACCTTTAATCTGTAGAAATGTGATAAGGTAAATGTATATTTCGGAAGGTCTACCTTTTACTCACTCTTCACTTtaaattgctttgaaagttggtattggTCATGACATACTTAAtgtgttaaaggtccagtttacctttgggagcagtgatttcaaaatgttcaagatatcacatttgatgcatatgtgtaggtctgttgtatcataaaacatcctaccatatgaaatatttgcaataaaacctaaaatataaggagatatcagggtttttctcaataaaccgtaactgtatacagtttagtctggaaacattttattataactactgttcacattttgtgtatttaacaacacttaacatcaattatatggattcaaattttgacagaggTTGTTTCTATCTGTAACGGTACTCACATTTTgcaactattttaaagcactaatgctgggtttttgtttcatctgcaaatggtaaattatgccttttatAGAGTATGCAAAATTttaatttaatctgataatcccgtCACTGTTGTTGCCCCAAAGTTTTacatcctgtcttttgttccGTTCATCGCACGTACGGAGCGCAGCTTGGTGAGATTAAGCAtttgaatagaccctaaactTCAAAGCTTCTTTTCTCAGCAAACTCTTTTCCTGGATGTCTATATTCTTTTAGACAGTTAGGTTAGGATAGTCCATTTGCATTGCATttaaaatacatcattttaaagcgtggaatctgttctttcagaatttgTCTGTAGCCAAAAGACCATGTCAGGCGAGTCTTTGGTGattgtgatgcagagtcacattTTATTACCTGAACGTGAATTAAAGTGAGCAGTCAGTCAAACTGCTTGAAGACATGTTTCTTGAAGACAGAAGGGTTCACACTGGAAGAGTATATAAACCAAAACTATTGCTGAAATccaaatcaaaataataaatCTCATAACAGTTATGCACTGTACCTTCATTCCTTCAGAGATGATATATCATCTCATctagaccctgtttacagtgtggggctgggccgagccgcggccgagcccagcctcaattgcggggccgagccccgcaattttgtccgtttacactgccgagctcggccgcgcttttaattcaaacctttcaatattttgtcgtagtggcgctctgcttgtacacaaacgcaatttggtatagcctggttttcagaccctttgccaactggattccgtggcgatgaagtcgccgttcgggcaaaggcctttgccgaaggaaaaatcctttgcaggacaaaaccaccttaaactatactagttttcgacgttgaggggagttaatatcgtgaatagcgaaatagtgcgggcagagggtctggaagccagactaaaattggccgcgcatttggcccagtatgcgtttacaccaagaagaggccgggctcggccgtggccgagccacggccgagaccacctccagagcgtggccaaatgtgcggccaattctggcctcgcatttggccttttgcgcgtttacactgtaAACGAGGTCCAAGTTAGAAATGTTCGCAAGAATGTATAGCAGCAAGTTGTGTCAAGTTATTACATAACTTCCATTGTAGATAGACTGTACACTTGATAAGAGCATGACAAtgtatgaacacacacacacacacacacacacaaaaccctcTGCCTGACAACCCTGACATTTCTATAATACAGAGGACACAGTTGGTTTTGAATAAGGGAGATAGTCAACTGATTATCAACACCAGCACAACAAAAATgcatacagttaaactcgcctaagtcgacgtcgcatatgtcgaataatcgcgcaagtcgaagattttaaaaagtcccgatttttccccattgacttacgtgtattaattcactcacaagtcaaatttttaaagtcgaatactcgcctaagtcgatgaaattccaagaacactttcacggaaaaaccattgaattcactgtgcctaagtcgaataaggattttattgtgtaataaatcactgtcaaaatcacgagacgccagtttttgtttacatacagtatatacaacaacaacaaaaaaaaatgtgttaataaacattaacgtttcattaacgcaagcggtttcacctgaatcgttattaacacaaactaacgatcgggaaaattaacgtttgtagtaacgatgagtaacgatcccaagCGCAAAGtaacgatgtttcgttgacattaacgataggtaacgcaagaactcacacgagattttggtttccgttacccagacctggtgaaaggacgacgtagcccctgctgagtgtagcgatctatgccttatatacttagcggagtcttttcgcgaatcgaatcacgatttcgcgaatggttaatatgtgaccggggtcaccaaaaacgcacgccgggccaccaaaaaaaagaaaagaaaaaagccggatgtttgccctcagttttggaaatgaacagcggtaacaatcggctccataagatgctagaataaatgtcagatgtttgctcttaattttggaagtgaataacggtaatattcaatGTGGATATtaaaagtgtcttgctgaagggcaaatatcgggcacaccgctccagctctcggctccagagtagacaacatacatacattatacatgtacgcgtggtgtaactgtaagtcgatttttttcgacttacgcacaagtcgacactcgcctaagtcgatgtgttttgctcagtcccgagaagatcgacttatgcgagtttaactgtactgGGAAAGTAATGACAATGCCCTTCTCCCCTTACATCCAACATGACAATTCTCTGTAAATAAaccctaaaaatttgttttcCTCACATTTTTACAAGCAATTTCAATTATTTTGAAGTCCTTGGGGTtggcaattttcttttgttatatcaaaattttgttacagccAAACAAATGAAGTATATAAAGACACACAATAAtcttgggacctgaatttttactttgttgtagaTTTCATTATagccatgttcgttataacatgAGTGCACTATATCATATCGTATTAAGGCCATCTCTATTCATACGCACACAGCATTTATGACTTTCATTCTGACCACAACAATACCTTGTATCAAATCCTGTATCAGAGTACAGTTGAACACATTTTTATTCCTTGACTAAAGTCCAAACCCTAGGTAACCAAGTCCATGGGACTTTATAATTCATCACACATTGTATGAGGTCTACATCTCTTGCATTAAGTGCCAGTCTATACTGTATCAGCAactcatacaaaaatattgtaactCTCCCTTGGATAAGAAATCATGTTTTTCATCAATGATCAAATGAATTTAACAACTATGGCCCGTCTCCCCGCACAGGACATCATGACTGCAAGGTTATTGCAAAACAACAAATATATGAAGCATTTAacttttgatttcatgttgaACAAGAAATCCTGGTGAAGATTTGTATAATTCGATGGGGTAATTTAGAGACTACTACATCATTATCTCGTGtaatttgcattttgattgCTCCTTCTatcactgtttcatgaaatcGTGTGATTTTAAATTTCCATAGCTCTCGTACTCAGGTCTAATTTTCTGGCACTTGTCATTCTGCTGGtttgattttattctatttGTTAAACCAACTTCGATACCATGGGGCATTGCATTTTAAGGTACATGTATTCAGTGAAAGGTATGTGCCATTCTACCCTAGTATCAGTGAGCACAAGATTTCACTCGCTGCAATCAAGAAAATGGCAAAAAGCTGCATCTCAAATAAGATACTTAAAATTCTGGCACTGGTTACAAATAAGCCATAAACctaaagcaataaaaaaaaaataaacaagaaagaGAATTCCAGTGAAGGACCCTTGCTGTTCCCTTTTAATACAGCTGCACAAAGTCAGTCAAGATGAACATTTTGCTGAGGGACTATGTATGCTGATCTATAAACTAGGAAATATCAGAGCATTAATCATGTCATGGCTATGACAGTTAAGTATTCATTGTTTACCTTTTACTCAAAGTATTGTCTTTGTCAGATTATTCTCACAATTAAtatcccccctcaaaaaaaaaaaaaaaaaaaaaaaaaatctattgagTTGTTAAGTTGAGATTTTAAATTTCACAGCATCTACTGCACTGAAGAGTTGTTTTTGCAATGCCGGGCTTGACTTCATTCATATCAATCACACCTGAAACGTCCCCTTCAAAGCATTTGACACTACGGATATATTTAGAGTTTTACTTGGGTAAAACTTTTATGAGATTCAAATCATCACATCTCAAGAAGAATGACTATATTTCATAAAGCCTCTTAAATACAACTGTGACACCTCTCTATACATATATAccttgcaagaaaaaaaagccCAAAATATTGTGGCAAAACATatttcagtttgaaaaaaaaaaacgggtaGTTtgtactgcatttttttttttttttttttttttttggggggggggggggcaggttaCATATGACAGGAAAGGTATTAAACAGCTTTACCACtgattaaatacatgtactacaaaaacAGTAATTTCTTAAATACCAAGCTGACCTATAGTACTGACAATGTTTTGAACATATTATTGAGTACAGATGCTGACTTCACAAATTCCATAAATAATTTTGAGATCACTACAAGAGGCCACTATTTCAGACTGAAGTAGAGATTGGTGGTCATGCTTCTGTTCAAAATCACAGGAATTCATTCATACTTCTTTCATGAAAGtatcatttcaaatcaaattttgatgcTTGATGATGCCCCTAAAAAAACACAGTGGCCATCGCACCCACGCTCTATAGCACAGATATCTTGAGCATCAGTACTGTACAAAAATGCGGTGGTGGCTTGATTTAATTAACAATGATGCACAATGAAATGCTTCTTCCTGTGAGTTGATATGAAGaaatatcattcaaatcaaTATTTCAAGACATTAATATTTCTTGCAAGCAAGATGTTTGCTGTAATCAGTAAAGGGTACTGAGAAATTTTGTCATCTGGCACATtgtaagaaaagaaagattCCTGAACGGCCTGATTGACACTGATTCCAAGGACAAATAACATGTTACAGCTTGACTTACGTTGACTGCTGGAATTTAATATGGCCAGATTTACACAGAAATTGAACAGGACCACTGGGTTTGTGCAAGCCCTAACAGTTGATATCTCACCTGACAGTAACTTTTGGAGGACTGAAACTTTTAGCAAAAGTTTTATAGTCACACTCTCTTTGAATATGctatttttttctcaactatGCTTTAAAAAGGCACAGATCAGTCTTACTTTCATGGCAATCCCAAAAGTATTAAGCAAATTAATTAGGACATAAAATCCTAATTCTATTCAGAAATTCTATCAAAACCCTGAAATTGAATTACACAACATactgtttttaaagaaattcaTCAACAAATGCATGAAATTCTGAGAACTTTACAAGGCTACACCCAAGTGCAATATGTGCCTGATCGAAATATTCCAAACATTTAGAGACAGTGTCGCTTACTCTCTGGATACTTTGTCTCCAGCTCAGCATGAAATTGGAGAAAGAGGTGTCGATTGTCTCTGTTCTCTGTATCTTTCTGCTGATGGAACTCTGTCTTCTCCTTGAAGCCCTTGTGAATGACAAATGCTCGATCCAAGACCGCAAAGTTGTACCCTGCCACATTTAGCTCACAGACCTGTAACAATAACAGAGAAATTTTACCTTACATGGATGGAGtcatttctttaattttgaaaaaaaaaaaaaaaaaaacaccacttgATCAATTGTGACCTGCCACAACAAAAGGGTCCGAAAGTCGTTGAAGGCTAAGCTGAGgtaactagaattatcactgaaggtgattaatacccccgcccctagtgttgctttggtagtatgtgatgtcatgagggcaatgacgttaataccaagtttgtgcacttgtcgaattggaaacagaataattttagtttactgtacaattacagagttgacactgagttccacaaggtttgggtaaaaagtgtggttactatggcaatgcattgtctgatacaaacacaagggacattttgcataactacac from Diadema setosum chromosome 1, eeDiaSeto1, whole genome shotgun sequence includes:
- the LOC140227449 gene encoding cancer-related nucleoside-triphosphatase homolog, whose protein sequence is MASSTNIRHIFLTGPPGVGKTTLVRKACSELGAKSIPTQGFYTEEVRVGGKRIGFDVVTLDGQRGTLAKVGDHKGPKVGQYTVNLPSFEQLALPVVSRKKDSSEKPIFVIDEVGKMELFSQGFIQSVRKLLDQPSSTVLGTIPIPKGRPLGLVEEIRGRPDVKVVTISKDNRDAVLGEILDSLHHARSGGLR